A window from Akkermansia muciniphila encodes these proteins:
- a CDS encoding esterase/lipase family protein, giving the protein MKTASALLLGLVLGFSGCSLHQQQGTAYTHYQDDAAAIREAHAAWLILSDPRRSREWPEARKKYNACIRELAAHLKEAKREGGMNEKTRRSLPFIIEKAPYAKDSNPWFYEAIYMSDEVDPTFRLRESVTVEGMGIPLAGLAPQGVSQPHANVLKDNGNVHTLTAILDFDRMVDGKPVLRTIPRLMNEHVFIGKNKVRQPLAANFSVPIALFWKLSDADGTELLGAFRPKKAINTMGLYFSEPYDPKKIPVLFTHGLMSGPATFANLTNRLLVDPVIRENYQFWFFGYPSGLAWTIPASRQREALEELMKEYNPRGTSKEMNNIVMVGHSMGGLITRFNNSTKPWTLMKGLFELPPETFADMTLENWKTGLEPLHCDEHTLEQLQTNFIFSPARGVTRIVYMATPHRGSTFADNWIGRLGQRLIDLPADMLEEVTRIATLSRGMFLLNPLQLKDELTSIRQLSPNSSLVKYMSELRGSPSVPVHSIIGDRGRNDTPHSSDGVVKYRSSHLDWSVSEKIVPSGHSVQDDPAAAVELRRILREHLAKVKGRQALEEADAKAATPVWQTNPAPPIILKRP; this is encoded by the coding sequence ATGAAAACGGCTTCCGCCCTTCTTTTAGGCCTTGTCCTGGGCTTTTCCGGCTGTTCCCTGCACCAGCAGCAGGGCACGGCGTACACCCATTACCAGGATGACGCTGCGGCCATCCGGGAGGCTCACGCCGCATGGCTCATTCTTTCCGACCCGCGCCGCAGCAGGGAATGGCCGGAAGCCAGAAAGAAATATAACGCGTGCATCCGGGAACTGGCCGCGCACCTGAAAGAGGCCAAACGCGAGGGCGGCATGAATGAGAAGACGCGCCGGAGCCTCCCCTTCATCATTGAAAAAGCCCCTTACGCCAAGGACAGCAACCCCTGGTTCTATGAAGCCATCTACATGTCTGACGAGGTGGACCCCACCTTCCGCCTGCGGGAGAGCGTAACCGTGGAGGGCATGGGCATTCCCCTGGCGGGACTGGCGCCCCAGGGCGTTTCCCAGCCTCATGCCAATGTATTGAAAGACAACGGCAACGTGCACACGCTGACGGCCATTCTGGATTTTGACCGCATGGTGGACGGCAAACCGGTGCTGCGCACCATCCCGCGCCTGATGAATGAGCACGTCTTCATCGGCAAGAACAAGGTGCGGCAGCCTCTGGCGGCAAACTTTTCCGTACCCATCGCCCTGTTCTGGAAGCTTTCCGACGCGGACGGCACGGAGCTGCTGGGCGCGTTCCGCCCCAAAAAAGCCATCAATACGATGGGGCTGTATTTTTCCGAACCGTACGATCCCAAGAAAATTCCCGTGCTGTTCACCCACGGCCTGATGTCCGGTCCCGCCACCTTCGCCAACCTGACCAACCGCCTTCTGGTGGACCCCGTCATCAGGGAAAACTACCAGTTCTGGTTCTTCGGCTATCCGTCCGGGCTGGCCTGGACCATCCCGGCCAGCAGGCAGCGGGAAGCGCTGGAGGAACTGATGAAGGAGTACAATCCGCGCGGAACCTCCAAAGAGATGAACAACATCGTCATGGTTGGGCACTCCATGGGCGGCCTCATCACCCGGTTCAACAATTCCACCAAGCCGTGGACGCTGATGAAGGGGCTGTTTGAACTGCCTCCGGAGACCTTTGCGGACATGACGCTGGAAAACTGGAAAACCGGGCTGGAACCCCTGCATTGTGACGAGCACACGCTGGAACAGCTCCAGACCAATTTCATCTTTTCCCCGGCCAGGGGCGTCACGCGCATCGTGTACATGGCTACGCCCCACCGCGGCTCCACCTTTGCGGACAACTGGATAGGGCGGCTGGGCCAGCGCCTGATAGACCTCCCCGCGGACATGCTGGAAGAGGTCACCCGCATCGCCACCCTCAGCCGAGGCATGTTCCTGCTGAACCCCCTCCAGCTGAAGGACGAGCTTACCAGCATCCGCCAGCTTTCCCCGAACTCCTCCTTGGTCAAATACATGTCCGAGCTGCGCGGCTCCCCTTCCGTTCCGGTTCATTCCATCATCGGCGACAGGGGCAGGAATGACACGCCCCACTCCTCCGACGGGGTGGTGAAGTACCGTTCCTCCCATCTGGACTGGAGCGTGAGTGAAAAGATCGTCCCGTCCGGACACAGCGTGCAGGACGACCCCGCCGCCGCCGTGGAGCTGCGGCGCATTCTCCGGGAGCACCTGGCCAAGGTCAAGGGCCGCCAGGCGCTGGAGGAAGCGGACGCCAAGGCCGCCACCCCGGTGTGGCAGACCAATCCCGCGCCGCCCATCATCCTGAAGAGGCCGTAA
- a CDS encoding OadG family transporter subunit, protein MLLTALAFAQGMANIMDNLDYQIVGILVVMMCLGGLAVILTISGSVAASIQNKAKARAAAASAAPSGMPAAAPAAAGKPGMTPEMLAILSAAVDSAMTELTPEMVAVISAAVDAGLDGMSHRIVEIKQSPGSGYAAAGRAEIFASHRIRPSH, encoded by the coding sequence ATGTTACTCACAGCACTAGCCTTTGCACAGGGCATGGCCAACATCATGGACAATCTGGACTACCAGATCGTCGGCATCCTGGTGGTCATGATGTGCCTGGGTGGCCTGGCCGTCATTCTGACCATCAGCGGCTCCGTTGCCGCCTCCATCCAGAACAAGGCCAAAGCCAGGGCCGCAGCGGCTTCCGCTGCTCCCTCCGGCATGCCTGCCGCCGCTCCCGCGGCAGCGGGCAAGCCGGGGATGACTCCGGAAATGCTCGCCATCCTCTCCGCAGCCGTGGACTCCGCCATGACGGAGCTCACGCCGGAAATGGTGGCAGTCATCTCCGCAGCCGTGGACGCAGGCCTGGACGGCATGAGCCACCGCATCGTGGAAATCAAGCAATCTCCGGGCTCCGGCTATGCGGCCGCAGGCAGGGCGGAAATCTTCGCCTCCCACCGCATCCGGCCATCCCATTGA
- a CDS encoding DUF4328 domain-containing protein has product MTEEPPPAGLPPLRKTGVLLFLLCLFALALAGGTLYLVFHDLPLIQQAIAETVAQSVKELQEGGSAAASLTQVNAGSTAPFTMDGSLFYLCTAGLVVCWLMLVYRLAQNAETVKKGALRCTPLLCVLSFFLPVGNIWMPLQAMLDINKALSSPGPSRGKGWIWTAWAVSVPGSLLIFLYTLCQPLAGFFQTFRAWAEEDPGNAFALDRELEALMNGMVRPVIMYNGMAFIACLLASVLMMLHFHSLQRRLAVR; this is encoded by the coding sequence ATGACTGAGGAACCGCCTCCAGCCGGGCTGCCGCCCCTGCGGAAGACCGGCGTTCTCCTTTTCCTCCTGTGCCTGTTTGCGCTGGCGCTGGCAGGAGGCACCCTGTACCTGGTTTTTCATGACCTTCCCCTGATTCAGCAGGCCATCGCGGAAACAGTGGCCCAGTCAGTGAAGGAGCTTCAGGAGGGAGGAAGCGCCGCCGCCTCCCTCACCCAGGTGAATGCAGGGTCCACAGCGCCCTTTACCATGGACGGCAGCCTGTTCTACCTGTGCACCGCCGGGCTGGTCGTTTGCTGGCTGATGCTGGTTTACCGCCTGGCGCAAAATGCGGAAACGGTGAAAAAGGGGGCCCTGCGCTGCACGCCCCTTCTCTGCGTCCTTTCCTTTTTCCTGCCCGTGGGCAATATATGGATGCCCCTTCAAGCCATGCTGGACATCAACAAGGCCCTCTCCTCCCCCGGCCCTTCACGCGGAAAGGGCTGGATATGGACGGCCTGGGCCGTTAGCGTGCCGGGGTCCCTGCTCATCTTCCTGTATACGCTGTGCCAGCCTCTGGCCGGCTTCTTCCAGACCTTCCGCGCCTGGGCTGAAGAAGACCCGGGGAACGCATTTGCACTGGACCGGGAGCTGGAAGCCCTGATGAACGGCATGGTGCGGCCCGTCATCATGTACAACGGCATGGCCTTTATTGCATGCCTGCTGGCTTCCGTGCTGATGATGCTCCACTTCCATTCCCTGCAAAGGCGGCTGGCAGTCCGCTGA
- a CDS encoding TIGR03790 family protein encodes MLKRGLAVLFFLAAWFSAVWAYELQPAHVAVVYNGKSELSRRMAAEYARVRGVPERNLISLDCPAANEISRKEYEDLIRTPLLRTAREQRWWVPSGIASAPMMDRKIFALVLMADLPMKIRHENPVPPPGKDVNQMQTDRAAVDSELALLAMDGYEKKSWLPNPYYDSREDFVGAGLPTFLVCRLDGLTAETCMRLVKEPAEVEKNGLWGWAVVDRGGPYAQGDAWLDAVFRSVREAGIPAYLDDWPQTLPEKFPLSRDTALYCGWYTGTANGPFTDPSFRFRPGAVAMHLHSFSASDFKVPGTGWSSALLEKGADVTVGNVYEPFLGACHRFDIFVDRLLDGYSVAEASWMSMPVLSWQGVVFGDPLYRPYARMKGMDVKPAEEDRYFQGWWASRVQFGDRWRERSARLLETARKAPSSCLYEALALEYLYRKDPVQAGKLVFSALDGAPDARTRARLLLESLLVERAQGGEKACLMRMDSVHALMSSSAFLPALEEWRGRIAPPPAPVKK; translated from the coding sequence ATGCTGAAGAGGGGATTAGCCGTATTGTTCTTCCTGGCGGCGTGGTTTTCCGCCGTCTGGGCCTATGAACTCCAGCCCGCGCATGTGGCCGTGGTTTACAACGGGAAATCGGAGCTGAGCCGGCGCATGGCCGCGGAGTATGCGCGGGTGCGCGGCGTGCCGGAAAGGAACCTCATTTCCCTGGATTGTCCCGCGGCCAATGAGATTTCCCGGAAGGAGTATGAAGACCTCATCCGCACCCCCCTCCTGCGTACGGCACGGGAACAGCGCTGGTGGGTGCCCTCCGGCATTGCCTCCGCCCCCATGATGGACCGGAAGATTTTCGCGCTGGTGCTGATGGCGGACCTGCCGATGAAGATACGGCATGAAAATCCCGTGCCCCCTCCCGGGAAGGACGTCAACCAGATGCAGACGGACCGCGCCGCCGTGGATTCGGAACTGGCGCTGCTGGCCATGGACGGATATGAAAAAAAGTCCTGGCTTCCGAATCCCTATTATGATTCCAGGGAGGATTTTGTGGGCGCCGGCCTCCCCACGTTCCTGGTGTGCCGCCTGGACGGCCTGACGGCGGAGACCTGCATGCGGCTGGTGAAGGAACCCGCGGAGGTGGAGAAAAACGGCTTGTGGGGGTGGGCCGTGGTGGACCGCGGCGGCCCCTACGCCCAGGGGGATGCGTGGCTGGACGCCGTGTTCCGGAGCGTGCGGGAGGCTGGCATACCCGCCTACCTGGACGACTGGCCCCAGACTCTTCCGGAAAAGTTCCCGCTGAGCCGGGACACGGCGCTCTACTGCGGGTGGTACACGGGTACCGCGAACGGTCCGTTCACGGACCCCTCCTTCCGCTTCCGGCCCGGAGCGGTGGCCATGCACCTGCATTCCTTCAGCGCTTCGGATTTCAAGGTTCCCGGCACGGGGTGGAGTTCCGCCCTGCTGGAAAAGGGGGCGGACGTGACGGTGGGGAACGTGTATGAGCCGTTCCTGGGCGCGTGCCACCGCTTTGACATTTTTGTGGACCGGCTGCTGGACGGCTATTCCGTGGCGGAGGCCTCCTGGATGAGCATGCCCGTGCTGTCCTGGCAGGGGGTGGTGTTCGGTGACCCCCTGTACCGCCCGTATGCCCGCATGAAGGGCATGGACGTGAAGCCCGCGGAAGAAGACCGCTACTTCCAGGGCTGGTGGGCTTCCCGGGTGCAGTTCGGGGACCGCTGGCGGGAGCGCTCCGCCCGGCTGCTGGAGACCGCCCGGAAGGCCCCTTCCTCCTGCCTCTATGAAGCGCTGGCCCTGGAATACCTGTACCGGAAGGATCCGGTGCAGGCCGGAAAGCTGGTTTTCTCCGCGCTGGACGGCGCGCCGGACGCCCGCACCCGTGCCCGCCTTCTGCTGGAGTCCCTGCTGGTGGAGCGCGCCCAGGGCGGAGAAAAGGCGTGCCTGATGCGCATGGACAGCGTTCATGCGCTCATGTCTTCCTCCGCCTTTCTTCCGGCGCTGGAGGAATGGCGCGGCAGGATAGCCCCGCCTCCCGCCCCGGTAAAAAAATAA
- the mce gene encoding methylmalonyl-CoA epimerase, with translation MIQQIDHIGIAVKSLDATVPYYRDALGFGEPHIEEVPTQKVRVAMFDVAGVHIELLEPTSPESAIAKAIEKKGEGIHHIAFKTNDIADNISKAKDAGLTVLNDPPVPGAHNTQVTFLHPKCTFGVLTEFCEHPGSCGCGK, from the coding sequence ATGATTCAACAAATTGACCATATCGGCATCGCCGTCAAGAGCCTTGACGCCACCGTTCCCTATTACCGTGATGCGCTCGGATTCGGAGAGCCCCACATTGAGGAAGTGCCCACGCAAAAGGTGCGTGTCGCCATGTTTGACGTTGCCGGAGTTCACATTGAACTGCTTGAACCCACCTCTCCGGAAAGCGCCATTGCCAAGGCCATTGAGAAAAAAGGGGAGGGCATCCACCACATCGCTTTCAAGACCAACGACATTGCCGACAACATTTCCAAGGCCAAGGACGCAGGCCTCACCGTGCTGAACGACCCGCCCGTCCCCGGCGCGCACAACACGCAGGTCACCTTCCTGCATCCCAAGTGCACCTTCGGCGTTCTGACCGAATTCTGCGAGCACCCCGGCTCCTGCGGATGCGGCAAGTAA
- a CDS encoding biotin/lipoyl-containing protein, giving the protein MKKLRITVDGKVFDVSVELLDQVSSTTSAPAPVAAPAPAPVASAPVAAPAPAPAPAAAPAAAGAGDVPSPLAGKVVSLDVAPGTAVKAGDQILTLEAMKMNTIIYAPSAGTLTAFCVGAGDTVQEGQALAKIG; this is encoded by the coding sequence ATGAAGAAACTTCGCATCACCGTTGACGGCAAGGTATTTGACGTATCCGTAGAACTCCTGGACCAAGTCTCCTCCACCACCTCGGCTCCGGCCCCCGTTGCAGCCCCGGCTCCCGCACCCGTAGCCTCCGCCCCTGTCGCGGCGCCCGCTCCGGCTCCCGCACCCGCCGCCGCTCCGGCCGCCGCAGGCGCAGGCGACGTTCCCAGCCCGCTTGCCGGCAAGGTTGTTTCCCTGGACGTTGCCCCCGGCACCGCCGTGAAGGCCGGTGACCAGATCCTGACGCTGGAAGCCATGAAGATGAATACCATCATTTACGCTCCCTCCGCCGGCACACTCACCGCTTTCTGCGTAGGCGCAGGCGACACGGTTCAGGAAGGACAGGCTCTGGCCAAGATTGGTTAA
- a CDS encoding protein kinase domain-containing protein, whose product MPDDDSHSMDQISALFPQLENIQLVGTKGPQQIFTATLKSNFAPVMLRVVPTEEAGVFGWDPEFLVRSLTIVEQAHQGLLRVYEVGQAGPFTFIISEHSPYPRLADLDQLPQIPPQAALNLVRNMAEGLLTLHRKGIFHGGITPKLICLRADGGDALLLPINIYPAQPPVDMGDYASPEWVTGAEASFTPGMDIYALGLTLYILLTRKTPMEAGFAMPSTLIKCSDAVDAVVSRAINPDTQERYRNLGDFITDLDKAIANPTGRSAAALPVTGASPAVPALNTQKGQSNIYYYLIPALIVGIVLTYTCILYKKDVARMRNDYNEQVQKDNNAKADAARKANREARRHAPAVPAPAAPALADNAAPAPVLPVPAPAAPPAPVPAAPRPSGEPGKVNWSLQPGVKVRQSSNRNMLGAYGPEKAVDGNTSSELADVSISATGVVEGKNAWFGIDFGQETNRTVEKIVIYTPANLTLLGTMEEFKVLLYDNDKNVLAEKTFTTTTSEKSTNVTTWKLDAPVKARALRVESTNPARPLALTEVEAYGPEEEPDAPATAPEEE is encoded by the coding sequence ATGCCCGACGACGATTCCCATTCCATGGACCAGATTTCCGCCCTCTTCCCCCAGCTGGAAAACATCCAGCTTGTCGGAACCAAAGGCCCCCAGCAGATTTTCACAGCTACCCTGAAATCCAACTTTGCGCCCGTCATGCTGCGGGTGGTCCCCACGGAAGAAGCCGGGGTCTTCGGCTGGGACCCGGAATTCCTCGTCCGCTCCCTCACCATCGTGGAACAGGCGCACCAGGGCCTTCTGCGCGTTTATGAAGTGGGGCAGGCAGGGCCGTTCACCTTCATCATTTCCGAGCATTCCCCCTATCCGCGCCTGGCGGACCTGGACCAGCTCCCCCAAATCCCCCCCCAGGCGGCGCTCAACCTGGTCCGGAACATGGCGGAAGGGCTGCTGACGCTGCACCGCAAGGGCATCTTTCACGGAGGCATCACGCCCAAGCTGATCTGCCTGAGGGCGGACGGCGGAGACGCCCTGCTGCTGCCCATCAACATTTATCCGGCCCAGCCCCCCGTGGACATGGGGGATTACGCTTCCCCGGAATGGGTCACCGGGGCGGAGGCCTCCTTCACGCCGGGTATGGACATTTACGCCCTGGGGCTGACGCTCTATATCCTGCTGACCCGCAAAACGCCGATGGAAGCGGGCTTCGCCATGCCTTCCACCCTGATCAAGTGCAGTGACGCCGTGGATGCGGTGGTTTCCCGCGCCATCAATCCGGACACCCAGGAACGCTACCGGAACCTGGGGGATTTCATCACGGACCTGGACAAGGCGATTGCCAACCCCACGGGCAGGAGCGCCGCCGCCCTTCCGGTCACGGGCGCCTCCCCGGCGGTCCCGGCCCTGAATACGCAGAAAGGGCAGTCCAATATTTACTACTACCTCATCCCGGCCCTGATCGTGGGCATTGTGCTGACTTACACCTGCATCCTGTACAAGAAGGATGTGGCCAGAATGCGCAATGACTACAACGAGCAGGTGCAGAAGGATAATAACGCGAAGGCGGACGCCGCGCGAAAGGCGAACCGTGAAGCGCGCCGCCACGCCCCGGCAGTTCCTGCGCCCGCCGCCCCGGCCCTTGCGGATAACGCCGCCCCAGCCCCGGTCCTTCCCGTGCCGGCTCCGGCCGCGCCTCCCGCTCCCGTACCGGCAGCCCCCAGGCCTTCCGGTGAACCCGGCAAGGTTAACTGGAGCCTCCAGCCCGGCGTGAAGGTGCGCCAGAGCTCCAACCGCAACATGCTGGGCGCCTACGGTCCGGAAAAAGCCGTTGACGGCAATACCAGTTCCGAACTTGCGGATGTCTCCATCAGCGCCACCGGCGTGGTGGAGGGGAAAAACGCCTGGTTCGGCATCGACTTCGGCCAGGAGACCAACCGAACCGTGGAAAAAATAGTCATTTACACTCCCGCCAACCTGACCCTGCTGGGAACGATGGAGGAATTCAAGGTGCTGTTGTACGACAATGACAAGAACGTGCTGGCGGAAAAGACCTTCACCACCACCACCTCGGAAAAATCCACCAACGTCACCACCTGGAAGCTGGACGCTCCGGTCAAGGCGCGCGCCCTGCGCGTGGAATCCACCAATCCCGCCCGCCCGCTGGCGCTGACGGAGGTGGAGGCCTACGGCCCTGAAGAAGAGCCGGACGCGCCCGCTACCGCCCCTGAGGAAGAATAA
- a CDS encoding acyl-CoA carboxylase subunit beta codes for MAIDPKLIDDLNSRRKKVILSGGQEKIDKRHEKGEMTARDRMGYLFEEGTFSEIGMHVRHNCHNFGMGKKEIPGDGVVSGFGLVNGRPVACAASDFLAQGGSLGYMHAMKIADAQKYALKAGIPMVTVNDSGGARLQEGVAALSGYAQVFYNNVLASGVVPQISMILGPCAGGAAYSPALTDFIIMRNSGNAGMYITGPKVIEQVTYEKCTMDDIGSAAIHASVSGNVHFVADSDAHAMDILKKLLSFLPANNAEEPPHKLDTPLDLSADEGMSDLIPADNRTPLDVQPIISRLVDDGDFLEVHKDFAKNVVVGFGRVCGVVVGIIANQPNVKAGCLDIDSSDKAARFIRFCNAFNIPLVNLVDVPGFLPGKNQERGGIIRHGAKLIFAYSQATVPKVTLIMRKAYGGAYIAMCCKDLGADAVFAWPGAEIAVMGAEGAVPVLYGRELKAVEDPAEKAKRQGELLEEYRDAFYNPYVAAGMGQITEVINPEETRAKIAFALRTLMNKKEVRPAKKHGNIPL; via the coding sequence ATGGCTATTGATCCCAAATTGATTGACGATCTGAACAGCCGCCGCAAGAAGGTCATCCTCAGCGGCGGTCAGGAAAAGATCGACAAAAGACATGAAAAGGGCGAGATGACTGCCCGTGACCGCATGGGGTACCTCTTTGAAGAAGGCACCTTCTCGGAAATCGGCATGCACGTGCGCCACAACTGCCACAACTTCGGCATGGGCAAGAAGGAAATCCCCGGCGACGGCGTCGTTTCCGGCTTCGGCCTGGTAAACGGCCGTCCGGTCGCCTGCGCGGCTTCCGACTTCCTGGCCCAGGGCGGTTCCCTCGGCTACATGCACGCCATGAAGATCGCGGACGCCCAGAAGTACGCCCTGAAGGCCGGCATCCCGATGGTGACGGTGAACGATTCCGGCGGCGCGCGCCTCCAGGAAGGCGTGGCGGCCCTGTCCGGCTATGCCCAGGTGTTCTACAACAACGTGCTGGCTTCCGGCGTGGTTCCGCAGATCTCCATGATCCTGGGCCCGTGCGCAGGCGGCGCGGCGTATTCCCCCGCCCTGACGGACTTCATCATCATGCGCAATTCCGGCAACGCCGGCATGTACATCACCGGTCCCAAGGTGATTGAGCAGGTCACGTATGAAAAGTGCACGATGGATGACATCGGCTCCGCGGCCATCCACGCCTCCGTGTCCGGCAACGTCCACTTTGTGGCGGACAGCGACGCGCATGCCATGGACATCCTGAAGAAGCTCCTTTCCTTCCTCCCCGCCAACAACGCGGAAGAACCGCCCCACAAGCTGGACACCCCGCTTGACCTGAGCGCGGACGAAGGCATGAGCGACCTGATCCCCGCAGACAACCGCACCCCCCTGGACGTGCAGCCCATCATCAGCCGCTTGGTGGATGACGGGGACTTCCTGGAAGTGCACAAGGACTTCGCCAAAAACGTCGTCGTCGGCTTCGGCCGCGTCTGCGGCGTGGTGGTCGGCATCATCGCCAACCAGCCCAACGTGAAGGCCGGCTGCCTGGACATTGACTCCTCCGACAAGGCCGCCCGCTTCATCCGCTTCTGCAACGCCTTCAACATTCCGTTGGTGAACCTGGTGGACGTGCCCGGCTTCCTGCCCGGCAAGAACCAGGAACGCGGCGGCATCATCCGCCACGGGGCCAAGCTCATCTTCGCCTATTCCCAGGCCACGGTGCCCAAGGTCACCCTGATCATGCGCAAGGCCTACGGCGGCGCCTACATCGCCATGTGCTGCAAGGACCTGGGCGCTGACGCCGTCTTTGCCTGGCCCGGCGCGGAAATCGCCGTGATGGGCGCGGAAGGCGCCGTTCCGGTGCTTTACGGCCGCGAGCTGAAAGCCGTGGAAGACCCCGCGGAAAAGGCCAAGCGCCAGGGAGAGCTTCTGGAAGAATACCGGGACGCCTTCTACAACCCGTACGTGGCGGCCGGCATGGGCCAGATCACGGAAGTCATCAATCCGGAAGAAACCCGCGCCAAAATCGCCTTTGCCCTGCGCACCCTGATGAACAAGAAGGAAGTGCGCCCGGCCAAGAAGCACGGCAACATTCCGCTCTAA
- a CDS encoding aminotransferase class V-fold PLP-dependent enzyme, giving the protein MLDTAIIRPQFPILETSVHGKPLIYLDNAATTQKPLAVLDATRNYYETQNANVHRGSHYLSQLATEAHEESRETVARFINAPETAEVLFTSGCTMGINLAADTIAKSGMIQPGDEVILTASEHHSNIVPWQMLCERTGAVLKVVPLTPGQTLDMEAYQKLLSPRTRIVAVGHVSNTLGTVNPVREITALARENRPDTIVLIDGAQAVSHMKVDVQELGCDLYAFSGHKLYAPTGTGVLWGKRELLEKLPPWMGGGEMIKEVTFGKTVYNDIPFKYEAGTPNVGGAVGLAAAIRYVSGLGMDNIAAHEQKLTDMAVEGLKAMPRLIVLAPDVPHSSVVSVLADGIHHYDLGTLLDQMGIAVRTGHHCCQPLMCALGTTGTTRASFALYNTEEEVQTFLKSMNRSLEMLS; this is encoded by the coding sequence ATGCTTGACACAGCAATCATCCGCCCGCAGTTTCCCATCCTGGAGACCAGCGTGCACGGCAAACCGCTCATTTACCTGGATAACGCGGCCACCACGCAGAAGCCCCTGGCCGTCCTGGACGCCACCCGGAATTATTACGAGACCCAGAACGCCAACGTGCACCGCGGCTCCCACTACCTGAGCCAGCTGGCTACGGAAGCGCATGAAGAGTCACGGGAAACGGTGGCCCGGTTCATCAACGCTCCGGAAACGGCGGAAGTCCTGTTCACCTCCGGGTGCACCATGGGCATCAACCTGGCGGCGGACACCATCGCCAAATCCGGCATGATCCAGCCGGGGGACGAGGTCATCCTGACCGCCTCCGAGCACCACTCCAACATCGTCCCCTGGCAGATGCTCTGCGAGCGGACGGGCGCCGTCCTCAAGGTCGTCCCCCTGACGCCGGGCCAGACGCTGGACATGGAGGCTTATCAAAAACTGCTTTCCCCCCGCACGCGCATCGTGGCCGTGGGGCACGTTTCCAACACGCTGGGCACCGTCAACCCCGTGCGGGAAATCACCGCGCTTGCCAGGGAAAACAGGCCTGACACCATCGTGCTGATTGACGGCGCGCAGGCCGTCTCCCACATGAAGGTGGACGTGCAGGAGCTGGGCTGTGACCTGTACGCGTTCTCGGGGCACAAGCTGTACGCCCCCACCGGCACCGGGGTTCTGTGGGGAAAACGGGAGCTGCTGGAAAAACTGCCGCCGTGGATGGGCGGCGGAGAGATGATCAAGGAAGTCACCTTTGGCAAAACCGTCTACAACGATATTCCCTTCAAGTATGAGGCGGGAACGCCCAACGTCGGGGGGGCCGTCGGGCTGGCCGCCGCCATCCGCTACGTCTCCGGGCTGGGGATGGACAACATCGCCGCCCATGAACAGAAGCTGACGGATATGGCCGTGGAGGGGCTCAAGGCCATGCCGCGCCTGATCGTGCTGGCTCCGGACGTGCCGCACAGCTCCGTGGTTTCCGTCCTGGCGGACGGCATCCACCACTATGACCTGGGCACCCTGCTGGACCAGATGGGCATTGCCGTACGCACCGGGCACCACTGCTGCCAGCCGCTCATGTGCGCCCTGGGAACCACCGGGACCACCCGCGCCTCCTTCGCCCTGTACAACACGGAAGAGGAAGTGCAGACTTTCCTCAAATCCATGAACAGGTCTCTGGAGATGCTCTCCTGA
- the rplS gene encoding 50S ribosomal protein L19, which yields MNIINKIEQEQLKADVTAFNVGDTIKVHTRVIEGGKERIQIFQGIVIAKRGSGVNEAFTVRKISYGEGVERVFPLHTPRIAKIEVVNRGKVRRAKLHYLRGRIGKDAMTVKAAKR from the coding sequence ATGAACATTATCAACAAAATCGAGCAGGAGCAACTCAAGGCGGATGTGACCGCATTTAACGTAGGTGATACCATCAAGGTTCACACTCGTGTTATTGAAGGCGGCAAGGAACGTATTCAGATTTTCCAGGGCATCGTGATCGCCAAGCGCGGTTCCGGCGTCAATGAAGCTTTTACGGTGCGCAAGATTTCCTACGGTGAAGGCGTGGAACGCGTGTTCCCCCTGCACACCCCCCGCATCGCCAAGATTGAAGTCGTGAACCGCGGCAAAGTCCGCCGCGCCAAGCTTCATTATCTCCGTGGCCGCATCGGCAAGGACGCCATGACGGTGAAAGCCGCCAAGCGCTAA